From the genome of Acropora palmata chromosome 4, jaAcrPala1.3, whole genome shotgun sequence, one region includes:
- the LOC141878836 gene encoding cofilin-2-like, whose product MAMSGIAVNDKVWEHFNEFKKREKNTKSIRTLFTCKIRDNKEVVFDKEVDEFKSDEHEEKNFMEAYGQYCQNMLKALDLDEPQFIFLKVFFISKDGSETDKVVCVFWTTDDMPTKKRMVFSSTAMGLKPKIQSSATVFELHSTDDLDYKQLQDQLREKK is encoded by the exons ATG gCAATGTCAGGAATTGCGGTTAATGACAAAGTATGGGAGCATTTTAATGAATTCAAGAAGAGGGAAAAGAATACAAAATCAATTCGGACCCTCTTCACTTGCAAGATAAGAGATAACAAGGAGGTTGTTTTTGACAAAGAGGTTGATGAATTTAAGAGCGACGAacatgaagagaaaaatttcatggaagcatATGGTCAATATTGCCAAAACATGCTCAAGGCATTGGACTTGGATGAGCCACAGTTTATCTTCCTGAAGGTCTTTTTCATAAGTAAAGATGGATCTGAAACCGATAAGGTTGTTTGCGTCTTCTG GACTACAGACGACATGCCTACTAAGAAGAGAATGGTCTTTTCCTCTACTGCAATGGGGTTGAAACCGAAAATCCAGTCGTCGGCGACTGTGTTTGAATTACATAGTACCGATGACCTGGATTATAAGCAATTGCAGGACCAGTTGAGAGAGAAAAAGTGA